A window of the Mesorhizobium opportunistum WSM2075 genome harbors these coding sequences:
- a CDS encoding helix-turn-helix domain-containing protein encodes MPIRKNLAANLRRLVSGHASVSAVCRGLNMNRSQFERYLQGKSVPNRATARLICDYFRIEEDELYRAPDVATPGHPALPPLHQKLYENMVQGPSPAIAGGTYFTYFSVPDRPDLLMRSVTFVRREAELVTFRRVTRWAEGHRQGGAQAPGWHYGVAISRLNWIYFAGINRRQTGEPSIVAVQWAPFSEPVLVGNAFILTAAGPVCVPVIMRQQVGRISLRQALQMSRMVSLDDPGVDQLVVSLVRER; translated from the coding sequence GTGCCAATCCGCAAGAATCTTGCCGCAAATCTCAGACGCTTGGTCAGCGGCCATGCGTCGGTGAGCGCTGTATGCCGCGGATTGAACATGAACCGCTCGCAGTTCGAGCGCTACCTGCAAGGCAAGAGCGTGCCCAACCGGGCCACGGCGCGACTGATCTGCGACTATTTCCGCATCGAGGAGGATGAACTGTACCGGGCGCCGGACGTTGCAACGCCCGGACATCCTGCCCTGCCGCCGCTCCACCAGAAGCTCTACGAGAACATGGTGCAAGGCCCTTCTCCCGCCATCGCAGGCGGCACCTACTTCACCTATTTTTCGGTTCCCGACCGTCCCGACCTTCTGATGCGGTCGGTCACCTTCGTGCGGCGCGAGGCCGAACTGGTGACCTTCAGGCGCGTGACCCGGTGGGCCGAAGGCCATCGCCAGGGCGGAGCGCAGGCGCCGGGCTGGCACTATGGCGTGGCGATCTCGCGCCTGAACTGGATCTATTTCGCCGGCATCAACCGCCGCCAGACCGGCGAACCGTCGATCGTGGCCGTTCAGTGGGCGCCCTTCTCTGAACCGGTCCTGGTCGGCAACGCCTTCATTCTGACTGCGGCGGGGCCGGTCTGCGTGCCGGTCATCATGCGCCAGCAGGTTGGCAGGATCAGCCTGAGGCAGGCGCTGCAGATGTCCAGAATGGTCAGCCTCGATGACCCAGGCGTCGACCAGCTTGTGGTAAGCCTTGTGCGTGAGCGCTAG
- a CDS encoding NADP-dependent oxidoreductase: protein MKAFVVDKYQKKGALRLAEMPEPALRDNDVLVEIHAAGINLLDSKLRDGEFKLILPYRPPFILGHDVAGIVVRVGSKVRKFKPGDEIYARPRDSRTGAFAEFIAMDEADVALKPKNLSMEEAASIPLVGLTAWQVLVETAGLKKGQKVFIQAGSGGVGTFAIQLAKHLGAIVATTASAASTDLVKGLGADIVIDYKKDDFENVLQGYDVVLNSQDAKTLEKSLHVLKPGGKLISISGPPDPGFASKQGLNMVLKLVLRLLSRGIRSKARRAGVGYSFLFMWAQGDQLGKITSLIESGIIRPVMDRTFPFENTNEALAYVETGRAKGKVVVKIR from the coding sequence ATGAAAGCCTTTGTTGTCGACAAGTATCAAAAGAAGGGTGCCCTGCGGCTCGCCGAAATGCCGGAGCCCGCGTTGCGGGACAATGATGTCCTGGTCGAAATTCACGCCGCCGGTATAAACCTTCTCGATTCCAAGCTCCGGGATGGTGAGTTCAAGCTGATTTTGCCCTATCGCCCGCCCTTCATCCTGGGCCATGACGTGGCCGGGATCGTCGTTCGGGTCGGATCGAAAGTCCGCAAATTCAAGCCCGGTGACGAGATCTATGCCCGGCCGCGCGACAGCCGGACCGGCGCATTCGCCGAATTTATCGCGATGGATGAAGCCGACGTGGCGCTGAAGCCTAAAAACCTCAGCATGGAAGAAGCCGCCTCGATTCCGCTCGTGGGCCTGACCGCCTGGCAGGTTCTGGTCGAAACAGCCGGGCTGAAGAAAGGCCAGAAAGTGTTTATCCAGGCCGGTTCCGGTGGCGTGGGAACCTTCGCCATCCAGCTTGCAAAGCATCTCGGTGCGATCGTCGCGACGACAGCGAGCGCGGCGAGTACCGATCTGGTGAAAGGCCTCGGAGCCGATATCGTCATCGACTACAAGAAAGACGATTTCGAGAACGTCCTGCAAGGCTACGACGTCGTCCTGAACAGCCAGGATGCCAAGACGCTCGAAAAATCCCTGCATGTGCTGAAGCCGGGCGGCAAACTCATCTCCATTTCCGGTCCGCCGGATCCCGGATTTGCCAGCAAGCAGGGGTTGAACATGGTCCTGAAGCTGGTCCTGCGCTTGCTGAGCCGCGGCATACGCAGCAAGGCCAGGCGCGCTGGTGTCGGGTATTCGTTCCTGTTCATGTGGGCGCAGGGCGATCAGCTGGGCAAGATCACGTCGCTCATCGAATCCGGCATCATACGGCCCGTCATGGACCGGACTTTTCCGTTCGAGAACACCAACGAGGCATTGGCCTACGTCGAAACCGGGCGTGCCAAGGGCAAGGTCGTCGTCAAGATCAGATAA
- a CDS encoding sugar phosphate isomerase/epimerase family protein, with protein sequence MNIFGLHTFAIAPVWDLDLIEPQMERLKGLGIGLLEIPLLRPEEIDTLRTRAFAERWNVELIPSLGLPASLDVVARPDEALAFLEPAFAVCEAVGSGALGGVTYGTIGKTSGRAPTEEKIDGMCRFLVRAARAAREHGLKLGIEPCNRYETHLINRGIDAAQIIERVGADNIFIHLDTYHMHIEEESFEAGFRAAAPYLGYVHVSEANRGVPGRGMLNWAACMKAISDIGYSGAITLESMNHVDVDIAGGLAVWRPVAENPDDVIGVGLPFLREEARKAGLQLG encoded by the coding sequence ATGAACATTTTTGGACTGCACACATTTGCCATTGCGCCGGTCTGGGATCTGGACCTGATCGAGCCGCAGATGGAGCGGCTGAAGGGGCTCGGCATCGGCCTTTTGGAAATCCCGCTGCTGCGCCCTGAAGAGATCGACACTCTGCGCACGCGCGCTTTCGCCGAGCGTTGGAATGTCGAGCTTATTCCGTCGCTTGGCCTGCCGGCTTCACTCGACGTGGTTGCACGGCCGGACGAGGCGCTGGCCTTCCTCGAGCCGGCCTTCGCGGTCTGCGAAGCAGTGGGCAGTGGAGCACTTGGCGGCGTCACCTATGGCACGATCGGCAAGACGTCCGGACGCGCGCCGACCGAAGAAAAGATCGACGGCATGTGCCGGTTCCTGGTCCGCGCGGCCAGGGCCGCCAGGGAGCATGGGCTGAAGCTCGGCATCGAGCCCTGCAACCGCTACGAGACGCATCTGATCAACCGCGGCATCGACGCGGCGCAGATTATCGAGCGCGTCGGCGCCGACAACATCTTCATCCATCTCGACACCTATCACATGCATATCGAGGAGGAGAGTTTCGAGGCCGGCTTCCGGGCGGCGGCGCCGTATCTCGGCTATGTCCATGTCTCGGAAGCCAATCGCGGCGTGCCGGGGCGCGGCATGCTCAATTGGGCGGCCTGCATGAAGGCCATATCGGACATTGGCTATAGCGGCGCCATCACACTCGAAAGCATGAACCATGTCGATGTCGACATTGCCGGCGGGCTCGCCGTGTGGCGGCCGGTGGCGGAAAATCCCGACGATGTGATTGGTGTAGGGCTGCCATTCCTGCGCGAGGAAGCGAGGAAGGCGGGACTGCAGCTGGGGTGA
- a CDS encoding hydroxyacid dehydrogenase, which yields MPNKDLPLVISAPEPRTLELIFTPPQLARLKANYRVVETTADGVAKLPADVLAGARYIIGQPPISPETLDAMKALRCVFNVETNLINNMPYETLFARGIHVVTTGLVFAEPVAELGLAMALNLARNIVDADLAFRQGKELWGGDGNLTARLLSGADVGIIGFGDLGRALNRLLSGFRTRTKVFDPWLPPSILIDNGVEPASLDDVLSQSDFVFVVASVTSENQGFLGSQAFASMRKGAAFILLSRAGVVDFPALMAAVKSGHIVAASDVFPEEPLAQDHPVRAIPGFLRSAHRAGALDIAFKRMGDMVLEDMDLIDRGLPPLRSKRAERETVSRMRSKPADRN from the coding sequence ATGCCGAACAAAGATTTGCCGCTGGTCATCAGCGCGCCGGAACCACGCACGCTCGAGCTGATCTTCACGCCGCCGCAGTTGGCACGTCTCAAGGCGAACTACCGCGTCGTCGAGACGACCGCCGACGGTGTCGCCAAACTGCCGGCCGATGTTTTGGCCGGGGCTCGCTACATAATCGGCCAGCCGCCGATCTCGCCCGAGACGCTGGACGCCATGAAGGCGCTGCGCTGCGTCTTCAATGTCGAGACCAACCTCATCAACAACATGCCCTACGAGACGCTGTTTGCCCGCGGCATCCATGTCGTCACCACCGGTCTCGTCTTTGCCGAGCCGGTGGCCGAGCTTGGCCTTGCCATGGCGCTCAACCTTGCCCGCAACATCGTCGATGCCGACCTCGCCTTCCGGCAGGGCAAGGAGCTATGGGGCGGCGACGGCAACCTGACGGCGCGGCTGCTTTCAGGCGCCGATGTCGGCATCATCGGCTTCGGCGATCTCGGCCGCGCGTTGAACCGCCTGCTGTCGGGTTTTCGTACCCGCACCAAAGTGTTCGATCCCTGGCTGCCGCCGTCGATCCTGATCGACAACGGCGTCGAGCCGGCCTCGCTCGACGACGTACTGTCGCAGAGCGACTTCGTCTTCGTCGTCGCCTCGGTGACCTCCGAGAACCAGGGCTTTCTGGGCAGCCAGGCCTTCGCCAGCATGCGCAAGGGCGCCGCCTTCATCCTGCTCAGCCGCGCTGGCGTGGTCGACTTCCCCGCGCTGATGGCGGCGGTCAAGAGCGGCCACATCGTCGCCGCCAGCGATGTCTTCCCCGAGGAACCACTGGCGCAGGACCATCCCGTCCGCGCCATCCCCGGCTTCCTGCGCTCCGCCCACCGCGCCGGCGCGCTCGACATCGCCTTCAAGCGCATGGGCGACATGGTGCTGGAGGACATGGACCTGATCGACCGCGGCCTACCGCCGCTGCGCTCCAAGCGCGCCGAGCGCGAGACGGTGTCGAGGATGCGCTCGAAGCCGGCGGACAGGAACTAG
- a CDS encoding DUF2306 domain-containing protein, with protein sequence MSLTPLLHASPVIQLHALIAVAALLLGAMQLWRTKGDRLHRALGRVWMALMATVAISGLFIWTIRLWGPFSPIHLLSLFVLVMLWRGVRAARGGNIAAHRRIMQGTYIIGLAITGLLTFIPGRTMYFVAFGPEGATPGKLAVFAALVVVAAGAGLYAARSARTASEIPPAPTRS encoded by the coding sequence ATGTCGCTCACCCCTTTGCTCCACGCATCGCCCGTCATCCAGCTCCATGCGCTGATCGCCGTCGCCGCGTTGCTGCTCGGCGCCATGCAGCTCTGGCGCACCAAGGGCGACCGGCTGCACCGGGCACTCGGCCGCGTCTGGATGGCACTTATGGCAACAGTCGCCATCTCCGGCCTGTTCATCTGGACGATCCGGCTGTGGGGTCCGTTCAGCCCGATCCACCTTCTGTCTCTGTTCGTGCTGGTGATGCTATGGCGCGGCGTGCGCGCCGCGCGAGGCGGCAACATTGCCGCGCACCGCCGCATCATGCAGGGCACTTACATCATCGGCCTCGCCATCACCGGGCTTTTGACCTTCATTCCCGGCCGCACCATGTACTTCGTCGCCTTCGGCCCGGAAGGCGCGACGCCTGGGAAACTGGCCGTCTTCGCCGCGCTTGTCGTCGTGGCGGCGGGCGCGGGTCTCTATGCCGCGCGCAGTGCCAGGACGGCGAGCGAGATTCCGCCCGCGCCGACACGAAGCTGA
- a CDS encoding FAD-dependent oxidoreductase — MTSGKGSEMTIAEADAAEVDVAIVGAGMAGTSLAMLLGKAGRKVALIDPHRVHHDEFRAEKIGADQMQLFEKLGLDKTVMPLVTPFSDLYVFRLGQFFAREKKWEYAFSYGSLINGLRDALPPQVPLTVGKVTEVSTGPDRQRLVLADRSVINARLLVVATGYSEAVRRAIGVERIEESKAHSLSMGFDLAISPRDCAYQAITCYGRRAEDRVAYLTIFPIGNKMRANMFVYRTVAEQWTRDFRADPQKMLCELMPEISAQCGNFEVASPVEVRQINLSTTQGHRRDGVVFIGDAFWTTCPTPGVGIGRVMVDVDQLHSVHIPRWLETPGMAADKIDAFYDDPVKGASDEKGMRVSFYAKRITTETGLEWRVRRLRNNTARQLMIIGRKVRHLGSRRQPGMA, encoded by the coding sequence ATGACCAGCGGAAAGGGCAGTGAAATGACGATCGCTGAGGCTGACGCGGCCGAAGTCGACGTGGCGATCGTAGGCGCCGGAATGGCCGGCACCAGCCTGGCAATGCTGTTGGGAAAAGCCGGACGCAAGGTGGCGCTGATCGACCCGCACCGCGTTCATCACGACGAGTTCCGGGCCGAGAAGATCGGCGCGGATCAGATGCAGCTGTTCGAGAAGCTCGGCCTCGACAAGACCGTCATGCCGCTCGTCACCCCGTTTTCCGATCTTTATGTCTTCCGGCTCGGCCAATTCTTCGCACGTGAAAAGAAGTGGGAATACGCATTTTCCTATGGCTCGCTGATCAACGGCCTGCGTGACGCCTTGCCGCCGCAAGTGCCATTGACGGTTGGTAAGGTAACCGAGGTCTCGACCGGACCGGACCGGCAGCGGCTTGTGCTGGCCGACCGCTCCGTCATCAATGCCCGCCTGCTGGTGGTGGCCACCGGCTACAGCGAAGCGGTGCGGCGCGCCATCGGCGTGGAACGCATCGAGGAATCGAAGGCGCATTCGCTCTCGATGGGATTCGACCTCGCCATCTCGCCGCGTGATTGCGCCTATCAGGCCATCACCTGCTACGGCAGGCGCGCCGAGGACCGTGTCGCCTATCTCACCATCTTTCCGATCGGCAACAAGATGCGGGCGAACATGTTCGTCTATCGCACCGTCGCCGAACAATGGACGAGGGATTTTCGCGCCGATCCGCAGAAGATGCTGTGCGAACTGATGCCCGAAATATCGGCGCAGTGCGGCAACTTCGAGGTGGCAAGCCCCGTCGAAGTCAGGCAGATCAATCTGAGCACGACGCAAGGCCACCGCCGCGACGGGGTCGTCTTCATCGGCGATGCGTTCTGGACGACATGCCCGACGCCGGGCGTCGGCATCGGGCGGGTCATGGTCGATGTCGATCAGCTCCATTCGGTCCACATTCCGCGCTGGCTGGAAACACCAGGCATGGCGGCTGACAAGATCGACGCTTTCTATGACGACCCGGTCAAGGGGGCTTCAGATGAGAAAGGCATGCGTGTCAGCTTTTACGCCAAGCGGATCACCACCGAAACCGGGCTGGAATGGCGCGTCCGGCGCCTGCGCAACAACACCGCGCGCCAGCTGATGATCATCGGCCGCAAGGTGCGCCATCTGGGATCACGGCGGCAGCCCGGCATGGCGTGA
- a CDS encoding LacI family DNA-binding transcriptional regulator has product MVYRQAQQRRPSIHDVASRAGVSAATVSKVMAGVTTVKPENAQRVFDAVEQLGYRVDPLASDMRRAKRRIIGAIMPEFESEFFGQMVTQLESLAEQRGYTLVAASSRESEARETEILARMHDWRVAGVVLAPVRNEHGPAAAFMKANGMTGVLIDRVLSDDAFDTVSADSAAASAEVARDLLGKGHRHILVVGLGEQAATVRARLDGFRATALKLAPDVRIDVVLAETDVEPLRAQLRDYFAKGERPTAVYSLFLKGTLVALSEFRRRGWHCPNDISLIGFDDAEWMQVTWPAIAAVVQPVRQIAGHAMDALFARIEGKEGPPTARLEPCRVLMRESVGSPGNVPHSGEG; this is encoded by the coding sequence ATGGTGTACAGGCAGGCCCAGCAGCGGCGTCCGTCGATCCACGACGTGGCAAGCCGCGCCGGTGTGTCCGCGGCCACCGTTTCCAAGGTCATGGCCGGCGTCACCACGGTGAAGCCGGAAAATGCGCAGCGTGTCTTCGATGCCGTCGAGCAACTGGGCTACCGCGTCGATCCGCTGGCCTCCGACATGCGCCGGGCCAAGCGCCGCATCATCGGCGCCATCATGCCTGAATTCGAAAGCGAATTCTTCGGCCAGATGGTCACCCAACTGGAAAGCCTGGCAGAGCAGCGCGGCTACACGCTGGTGGCGGCGTCGAGCCGCGAATCCGAGGCGCGCGAAACAGAAATTCTCGCCCGCATGCATGACTGGCGGGTCGCCGGCGTCGTGCTGGCGCCGGTGCGCAACGAGCATGGCCCGGCGGCCGCGTTCATGAAGGCCAACGGCATGACCGGCGTGCTGATCGACCGTGTGCTCTCCGACGACGCCTTCGATACGGTCTCCGCCGATAGTGCCGCGGCCAGTGCCGAGGTGGCGCGCGACCTTCTCGGCAAGGGTCATCGTCACATACTGGTGGTCGGCCTCGGCGAACAGGCGGCGACGGTGCGCGCGCGCCTCGATGGCTTTCGCGCCACGGCGCTCAAACTGGCGCCGGATGTGCGCATCGATGTCGTGCTCGCCGAAACGGATGTCGAACCGCTGCGGGCACAATTGCGCGACTATTTTGCAAAAGGCGAACGCCCGACAGCCGTCTATTCGCTGTTCCTGAAGGGCACGCTGGTTGCGCTGTCCGAATTCCGCCGGCGTGGCTGGCATTGCCCCAACGACATTTCGCTGATCGGCTTCGACGACGCCGAATGGATGCAGGTGACATGGCCGGCCATCGCCGCCGTCGTGCAGCCGGTGCGCCAGATCGCCGGCCATGCGATGGATGCGCTGTTCGCCAGGATTGAAGGCAAGGAGGGGCCGCCGACGGCGCGGCTCGAGCCTTGCCGGGTCTTGATGCGGGAATCCGTTGGCTCGCCAGGTAACGTCCCGCATTCCGGGGAAGGCTGA
- a CDS encoding oxidoreductase: protein MNRNSGKTAVVTGASSGIGRASAEILARAGFTVFGTSRKASSQSSNGISMLVCDVTDDASVASLVSTVLGKTGRIDLLVNNAGVGLLGGAEESSVAQSQALFDVNLFGVMRMTHAVLPSMRRLGEGRIINIGSILGLVPAPYSAHYSAVKHALEGYSESLDHEVRAFNIRVSVIEPAFVRTVFDQNGFEPDSVLQDYDEARAGLEALLRDVMPKADPPDIVAKVVLRAATDRHPRRRYTAGQAARQVSMLRRFAPAAMFDKILRKQFRLPA, encoded by the coding sequence ATGAACCGGAATTCGGGAAAGACCGCTGTTGTGACCGGCGCCTCCTCAGGCATTGGCCGTGCCAGCGCCGAGATTTTGGCACGCGCTGGCTTCACTGTCTTCGGCACCAGCCGCAAGGCGTCCAGCCAGAGTTCGAACGGGATATCGATGCTGGTTTGCGACGTGACCGACGACGCGTCTGTCGCGTCCCTGGTCTCAACTGTCCTCGGCAAGACCGGCCGGATAGACCTCTTGGTCAACAATGCCGGTGTCGGGCTGCTGGGAGGCGCGGAAGAATCCTCGGTCGCACAGTCGCAGGCCCTGTTCGACGTCAACCTGTTCGGCGTCATGCGCATGACCCACGCGGTGCTGCCGTCGATGCGCCGGCTGGGCGAAGGGCGCATCATCAATATCGGCTCGATCCTGGGACTGGTCCCGGCACCGTATTCGGCCCATTATTCAGCCGTCAAGCACGCGCTCGAAGGCTATTCGGAATCGCTCGACCACGAGGTACGCGCCTTCAACATACGCGTTTCGGTCATCGAACCGGCATTCGTGCGCACCGTGTTCGACCAGAACGGATTCGAGCCCGATTCCGTCCTGCAGGACTATGATGAGGCGCGCGCAGGGCTCGAGGCATTGCTTCGCGACGTGATGCCCAAGGCGGATCCCCCGGACATCGTGGCGAAGGTGGTTCTGCGGGCCGCGACCGACAGGCATCCGCGGCGGCGCTACACCGCCGGCCAGGCAGCGCGACAGGTCAGCATGCTGCGCCGGTTCGCGCCGGCCGCGATGTTCGACAAAATCTTGCGCAAGCAATTTCGCCTGCCTGCCTGA
- a CDS encoding TetR/AcrR family transcriptional regulator — protein sequence MRYDKGRKDASRSRIMEVASHRFRGDGIAASGLASIMSDAGMTNGAFYPHFQSKADLVRESVASALEAQSQQLQEVLASGGLELALALYLSPEHRDHPQTGCASAALLPEIARQPPETRAFYTERLLTLVRQLAKDLPPGIRDPEGAALGVFAALIGALQLARAVEGTELSDRILAAGADAARTLAQPQPKGEEY from the coding sequence ATGCGCTATGACAAGGGCCGGAAGGATGCATCACGCAGCCGGATCATGGAGGTCGCTTCCCACCGCTTCCGAGGCGACGGCATCGCCGCCTCCGGCTTGGCCAGCATCATGAGCGACGCCGGGATGACGAACGGCGCCTTTTATCCGCACTTCCAGTCCAAGGCCGACCTCGTGCGCGAGAGCGTGGCCTCGGCCCTGGAGGCTCAGTCGCAGCAATTACAGGAGGTGCTTGCCTCTGGTGGCCTGGAACTGGCCCTGGCGTTGTATCTGTCGCCCGAGCACCGCGATCATCCGCAGACCGGCTGTGCTTCCGCCGCGCTATTACCGGAGATCGCGCGTCAGCCGCCCGAGACACGCGCTTTCTACACCGAAAGGCTGCTGACCCTGGTTCGCCAGTTGGCAAAGGACCTGCCACCGGGCATCCGTGATCCGGAAGGCGCGGCGCTGGGCGTCTTCGCCGCGCTCATCGGCGCCCTTCAATTGGCCCGCGCGGTGGAAGGAACGGAATTGTCGGACCGCATCCTGGCGGCGGGAGCCGATGCCGCGCGCACGCTGGCCCAACCGCAGCCGAAGGGCGAAGAATACTAG
- a CDS encoding glucosamine inositolphosphorylceramide transferase family protein: protein MQVSLRLDSEGLRASHLNLLQRLTALAQVSVDVRPAEGGIPGSAAALFQLETAIHGLPANGLAKRLPLSALAPYQATQPSASPDLVIDLCGDVQLEGTRVWRVTYDSVAGEAALLALILDGRTPTARIEENDTTIAEGRLGTEYGGIALASFQDMLARTASLILAAITGAARAALPVLPEPAQAGVPPQIPSTAKLGVRAGKALARRIVQKIYHLCYNAPHWKVGWRETGGRDLFDLRAHPATGWQVLPDDGSRFYADPFPILYQGKVTLFVEDYIHRLGKAIISAVPFGPSGPVGRPEPVLDLPYHLSYPFVFERDGEVWMVPESCANRTVDLYRATAFPGGWVKEATLLSDIVASDATLVEHGGRWWLFATVRDGGGAFSDALHLWSAPDFRGPWTSHPKNPVLIDIASARPAGRMVKRGNDLLRPVQDCRRSYGAALGIARVAHLDLNGMEQVVETILTPGALWSGRKLHTLNEAGGLEFIDGSAIAPRWKQGGGRH, encoded by the coding sequence ATGCAGGTGAGCCTGCGCCTGGACAGCGAGGGCCTGCGTGCCTCTCACCTGAACCTGCTGCAGCGCCTGACGGCGCTGGCGCAGGTTTCCGTCGACGTCAGGCCAGCCGAAGGCGGCATTCCAGGCAGCGCCGCGGCGCTGTTTCAGCTTGAGACGGCCATTCATGGCCTGCCCGCCAACGGGCTGGCCAAACGCTTGCCGCTTTCGGCGCTCGCGCCCTACCAGGCGACGCAGCCCTCCGCGTCACCGGACCTGGTGATCGACCTTTGTGGTGACGTGCAGCTGGAAGGAACACGGGTCTGGCGCGTCACCTATGATAGCGTTGCCGGCGAAGCCGCGCTACTGGCGCTGATCCTCGACGGCCGCACGCCGACTGCCCGCATCGAGGAGAATGACACCACTATCGCCGAAGGACGCCTCGGCACCGAATATGGCGGCATTGCGCTTGCTTCATTCCAGGACATGCTGGCGCGCACGGCAAGCCTGATCCTGGCAGCAATAACGGGGGCGGCGCGGGCCGCCTTGCCTGTCCTGCCCGAGCCAGCGCAGGCTGGTGTCCCACCGCAAATACCCTCTACCGCCAAGCTCGGCGTCAGGGCGGGCAAGGCGCTGGCGCGGCGCATCGTCCAGAAAATCTACCACCTCTGCTACAACGCCCCGCACTGGAAGGTCGGCTGGCGCGAGACCGGCGGGCGGGATCTGTTCGACCTGCGCGCGCATCCGGCAACCGGCTGGCAAGTGTTGCCCGACGACGGCAGCCGCTTCTACGCCGATCCGTTCCCGATCCTGTACCAGGGAAAGGTAACCCTGTTCGTCGAGGACTATATCCATCGTCTCGGCAAGGCCATCATCTCCGCCGTGCCGTTCGGCCCGTCAGGCCCGGTCGGCCGACCGGAGCCCGTGCTCGACCTGCCCTACCACCTCTCCTACCCCTTCGTCTTCGAGCGCGACGGCGAGGTCTGGATGGTGCCGGAAAGCTGCGCCAACCGCACGGTCGATCTCTACCGCGCCACCGCCTTCCCGGGCGGATGGGTCAAGGAAGCGACACTGCTGTCGGACATCGTGGCCAGCGACGCCACCCTGGTCGAGCATGGCGGGCGCTGGTGGCTGTTCGCCACCGTCCGCGATGGCGGCGGCGCCTTCTCCGACGCGCTGCATCTATGGTCGGCGCCCGACTTTCGCGGGCCGTGGACATCGCACCCCAAGAACCCGGTGCTGATCGATATCGCCTCGGCGCGGCCGGCGGGCCGCATGGTCAAACGCGGCAACGACCTGCTGCGCCCCGTGCAGGACTGCCGCAGGAGTTATGGCGCGGCCCTTGGCATCGCACGCGTCGCTCACCTCGATTTGAACGGCATGGAGCAGGTTGTCGAGACGATCTTAACCCCTGGAGCGCTATGGAGTGGCCGCAAGTTGCACACGCTCAACGAGGCGGGCGGCCTGGAATTCATCGATGGCTCGGCGATCGCGCCGCGCTGGAAACAAGGAGGCGGCCGTCATTGA
- a CDS encoding GntR family transcriptional regulator: MLNAFDYGGKEADTVHALEEDIIFGRLAPGERLVEDVLLARFPVSRHTIRQALYQLEKLGIVTRERNKGAMVRRLSPDEVRQIYEVREMLQRQAALMIRLPASDALIAELMEIHEIYGGHIDNGYLRGIHEANDRFHLTMFSACGNAYLVSSIEHYMRLSLPVRANSLADREKLDISRKHHWMMIEAMKRRDNWVLAQLCVDHLQPSKTFYLQEIETAPAG, encoded by the coding sequence ATGCTCAACGCCTTCGACTATGGCGGCAAGGAAGCCGATACAGTGCATGCGCTGGAGGAGGACATCATCTTCGGCCGGCTGGCGCCGGGTGAGCGGCTGGTCGAGGACGTGCTGCTCGCCCGTTTCCCTGTGTCTCGCCACACCATCCGCCAGGCGCTTTACCAGCTGGAAAAACTCGGCATCGTCACGCGTGAGCGCAACAAGGGCGCCATGGTGCGCAGGCTTTCACCCGACGAGGTGCGACAGATCTACGAGGTGCGCGAAATGCTGCAGCGCCAGGCCGCGCTGATGATCCGCTTGCCGGCCAGCGATGCGCTGATCGCGGAGCTGATGGAGATCCATGAGATCTATGGCGGCCATATCGATAACGGCTATCTGCGCGGCATCCACGAGGCCAATGACCGCTTCCACCTCACCATGTTCTCGGCCTGCGGCAACGCCTATCTCGTCTCCTCGATCGAGCACTACATGCGCCTCAGCCTGCCGGTGCGAGCCAATTCGCTGGCCGACAGGGAAAAGCTGGACATCTCGCGAAAACACCACTGGATGATGATCGAGGCGATGAAGCGCCGGGACAATTGGGTGCTGGCGCAGCTCTGCGTCGACCATCTGCAGCCGAGCAAGACGTTTTATCTCCAGGAGATCGAGACCGCGCCGGCCGGCTGA